The genomic segment AGCCACGGACTGAGATGGGAGCGATCGCCCAAGCAGACGCTAGACCTTCTGTAGATAGGCTCAACCTGGGGGACTTGGATGGGAGCGATGCCCCCCTATCGATTGAACCCTCCTCCCTCCAGCCTCCCACTGAACCGCTGCTCATCCTCCCTGACCCTATCCCGGTTCCCTCCGATCCTGTTCCAGTTCCTGCTAGCGATCGCTCCCCTATCCGAGAGTCTAGTGATCAGGATAATCCGGTGGCTCAGAGGGAGGCTCCAGATGCTCCACCCCGGTCTATCCCCTCAGATCTATATGGTTCAGAGCCATATAGCCCAAATCGTTCAGAGGCAAGTAGTTCTGGTTTCCTAGATGCCCCTGTGAGCCAAGTGCTGCCAGCACCGCTGTTTGACGATCCGCTGTTTGATGATCCGCTGTTCGACGATGATCTACCGCCGCCCCTCCCGCCCCGGGATGAGCTGCTGCGTCCCGTTGAGCCAGATGCCCCTGAAGATCCTAGTTTAGATAACTTGGATCGAATTGTGGTAGAGCGATTTGAGTTTGTGGGCAATACAGCGTTTAGTGACGCTGACCTCGAAGAGGTTACCCAACCCTATACCAACCGGCCGATTACCCTGGATGAACTGTACGAGGCGCGATCGGCGGTGACTCAGCTTTACCTGGATGCGGGCTACGTAACATCCGGGGCCTTCATTCCTCCCCAACCGATCCAAGCTGGCGTGGTGCTGATGGAACTGGTGGAAGGACGGCTAGAGGGCATTGAAGTCCGCAATAACCAACGCTTGGGCGATCGCTACTTTAGCCGGCGTATTGCCCTAGGGGCAGATAGTCCCTTAAATGTGAATGATCTATTGGAGCGGCTGCAGTTGTTGCAGTTGGATCCCCGCATCCAGACTCTCACCGCTGAGCTATCTGCTGGCCCAGAGTTGGGTACGAGTGTCTTGATCCTTGATGTGCTTGAAGCTGATACGTTTAATATTATCGGCACCTTAGATAATCGGCGATCGCCCAGTGTGGGTGAGTTTCGTCAACGGCTGGAGATCAGCGAACTCAATGTAGGCAGGGCAGGTGAAACCCTCAACCTTAACTATGCTCACACCTCGGGCAGTGATGCTCTGGAAGGACGGTTTCGTGTATTTCTAAATCCCCAGGGTGGCACCTTGGAACTCAATACGGGTGTGGGCATGGCGGAGGTGATTGAGCGGCCGTTTAACCAGCTTCAGGTCGAGTCCGAGTCGAATTTCATAGACCTAACCTACCGCCAGCCGCTGTTTCAAACCCTGAATGAAGAACTGGCCGTGGGCATCACCGCCAGCCGCCAACAAACCCGCAGCATTCTAGATCTACCGGCGAACGTGGGTGGGCCATTTCCGCTAACGGTGGGAGGGGCTGATGAAAATGGCTACACCCGCGTGGTGGCGCTGCGCTTGTTTCAAGAATGGCTGCGGCGCAGTTCCCAGGATGTGTTTGCGGTGCGATCGCAATTCAGTTTAGGCCTAGATGCCTTAGACGCCACGGTGAACCAAGGACGGCCCGACAGTCGCTTTTTGGCATGGCGTGGTCAGGGTCAATGGCTACATTTATTTGCTGAAGATGCCTTGCTGCTGGTGCGCAGTGATATCCAGCTTTCCACCGACTCGCTAGTGTCCCTAGAGCAGTTTGGTATTGGTGGTCAGGATACGGTGCGCGGTTATC from the Candidatus Obscuribacterales bacterium genome contains:
- a CDS encoding POTRA domain-containing protein, whose amino-acid sequence is MLPGIFCFSSQSVAALENSRSIFEEPRTEMGAIAQADARPSVDRLNLGDLDGSDAPLSIEPSSLQPPTEPLLILPDPIPVPSDPVPVPASDRSPIRESSDQDNPVAQREAPDAPPRSIPSDLYGSEPYSPNRSEASSSGFLDAPVSQVLPAPLFDDPLFDDPLFDDDLPPPLPPRDELLRPVEPDAPEDPSLDNLDRIVVERFEFVGNTAFSDADLEEVTQPYTNRPITLDELYEARSAVTQLYLDAGYVTSGAFIPPQPIQAGVVLMELVEGRLEGIEVRNNQRLGDRYFSRRIALGADSPLNVNDLLERLQLLQLDPRIQTLTAELSAGPELGTSVLILDVLEADTFNIIGTLDNRRSPSVGEFRQRLEISELNVGRAGETLNLNYAHTSGSDALEGRFRVFLNPQGGTLELNTGVGMAEVIERPFNQLQVESESNFIDLTYRQPLFQTLNEELAVGITASRQQTRSILDLPANVGGPFPLTVGGADENGYTRVVALRLFQEWLRRSSQDVFAVRSQFSLGLDALDATVNQGRPDSRFLAWRGQGQWLHLFAEDALLLVRSDIQLSTDSLVSLEQFGIGGQDTVRGY